From Arachis stenosperma cultivar V10309 chromosome 2, arast.V10309.gnm1.PFL2, whole genome shotgun sequence, one genomic window encodes:
- the LOC130961996 gene encoding serine/threonine-protein phosphatase PP1 isozyme 1-like, with amino-acid sequence MDGLDGLIERLLEAKKNVGKRIHLVESEIRNICITAKEILLSQPNLLELEAPINVCGDIHGQYPDLLRLFEYGGFPPQSNYLFLGDYVDRGKQSIETICLLLAYKIKYPENFFLLRGNHECASINRIYGFYDECKRRFSVRLWKVFTDCFNCLPVAAVIDEKILCMHGGISPEIENLDQIKAIERPVDVPDQGLLCDLLWADPDRQIIGWGENDRGVSYTFGPDKVAEFLKKHDLDLICRAHQVVEDGYQFFADRQLVTIFSAPNYCGEFNNAGALMCVDETLLCSFQILKPLTAKTP; translated from the exons ATGGATGGATTGGATGGTTTGATAGAAAGGCTTTTGGAAGCAAAGAAGAATGTTGGCAAACGGATTCATCTTGTAGAGTCAGAAATTCGCAACATTTGTATCACCGCAAAAGAAATCCTTCTTAGCCAACCTAACCTCCTCGAGTTGGAAGCTCCCATCAATGTTTGTG GCGACATACACGGGCAATACCCAGACCTATTGCGGCTGTTTGAATACGGCGGTTTTCCGCCGCAATCAAACTACCTGTTCCTTGGAGACTACGTGGACAGAGGAAAACAGAGCATAGAAACAATATGCCTCCTTCTAGCGTACAAAATCAAATACCCTGAAAACTTTTTCCTTCTGCGTGGAAACCATGAATGCGCCTCAATCAACAGAATATACGGATTCTACGACGAGTGCAAGCGGAGATTCAGTGTTCGTTTATGGAAGGTGTTTACAGATTGCTTCAACTGTTTGCCGGTGGCTGCAGTGATTGATGAGAAGATCCTGTGCATGCATGGAGGGATATCTCCTGAGATTGAGAACTTGGATCAAATCAAAGCCATTGAAAGGCCAGTGGATGTGCCAGATCAAGGGCTCTTGTGTGATCTTCTTTGGGCAGATCCTGATAGGCAAATCATAGGGTGGGGAGAGAATGATAGAGGTGTTTCCTACACCTTTGGACCTGATAAGGTTGCTGAGTTCTTGAAGAAACATGATCTCGATCTTATTTGTCGAGCTCACCAG GTTGTGGAAGATGGGTACCAATTCTTCGCAGATAGGCAGCTAGTGACGATATTTTCAGCACCAAACTATTGTGGAGAGTTCAACAATGCAGGAGCACTTATGTGTGTGGATGAAACCTTACTCTGTTCCTTTCAGATTCTCAAACCCTTGACAGCAAAGACCCCGTAG